The following coding sequences lie in one Phyllopteryx taeniolatus isolate TA_2022b chromosome 4, UOR_Ptae_1.2, whole genome shotgun sequence genomic window:
- the lrrtm1 gene encoding leucine-rich repeat transmembrane neuronal protein 1 gives MLMDFLLIGLYLKWPVKKPPGLILCSLGIFLRMVPMVEGVCPRLCRCDSKLLYCEGLNLTDIPQNLSSAMGLSMRENNLTELREGQLAGLSQLTWLYLDHNNIDIVEETAFDKLRRVKELDLSSNRIEGLPNGTFRPLPNLRILDISYNRLQALEPDLFHGLRKLTNLHLRYNALKFVPVRIFQDCRSMQFLDLGYNQLQSLARNSFAGLFKLTELHLEHNKLGKVNLAHFPRLISLRILYMHNNRATIVVNTLDWTWHFLDKIDLSANEIEYIEPHVFESAPNLKVLMLDSNRLTSMDQRILDSWSSLNSITLGGNDWECSRNVCALASWLSAFRGQRDNSLLCSSPDTAQGEDVLDAVYAFQLCEDPPLEVTSAGLHASTRDLVQGGSVFLGPFTPNPYDGEDGKGVPSSFTVTVGHDDLESTMQIHKVVTGTMALIFSFLIIVLMLYVSWKCFPAGIRQLRQCFSSQRRKQKQKQSMQQMATISTPEYYVDYKPNHIEGALVIINEYGSCTCQQQPSRECEV, from the coding sequence ATGCTGATGGATTTCCTTCTAATTGGACTGTATTTAAAGTGGCCAGTGAAGAAGCCCCCTGGGTTGATACTGTGTTCGTTGGGCATTTTTTTAAGAATGGTTCCCATGGTGGAGGGGGTTTGTCCGAGGCTGTGCCGCTGCGACAGCAAGCTGCTTTACTGTGAGGGGTTGAACCTCACAGACATTCCCCAGAATTTGAGCAGCGCCATGGGCTTGTCCATGAGAGAGAACAACTTGACTGAACTGCGTGAAGGCCAACTGGCTGGCCTGTCACAGCTCACCTGGCTCTACCTTGATCACAACAACATTGACATTGTGGAGGAGACTGCATTTGACAAGCTAAGGCGGGTCAAAGAATTAGACCTGAGCAGCAACCGAATTGAGGGCCTGCCAAATGGTACTTTTAGGCCCCTCCCAAACTTGCGTATCCTGGACATCTCATACAACAGGCTGCAGGCTCTTGAGCCTGACTTGTTTCATGGCCTTAGAAAGCTCACCAATCTGCATTTGCGCTACAACGCTCTCAAATTTGTGCCAGTACGGATTTTTCAAGACTGCCGCAGCATGCAGTTCCTCGACTTGGGATACAACCAACTGCAGAGTCTAGCACGGAACTCCTTCGCTGGACTCTTCAAGTTGACAGAGCTGCATCTCGAGCATAACAAGCTGGGCAAAGTCAACCTAGCCCATTTTCCTCGGCTCATCTCTTTACGTATCCTGTATATGCACAACAATCGAGCAACAATTGTTGTCAATACCCTGGACTGGACATGGCATTTCTTGGATAAGATTGACTTATCTGCCAATGAAATTGAGTACATTGAGCCACATGTCTTTGAGAGTGCACCCAACCTCAAGGTATTGATGCTAGACTCCAATCGGTTGACTTCCATGGACCAGCGCATCTTGGATTCATGGTCCTCCTTGAACAGCATTACCCTGGGAGGGAATGATTGGGAGTGCAGCCGCAATGTTTGTGCCTTGGCCTCTTGGCTGAGTGCCTTTCGGGGGCAACGTGACAATTCATTGCTGTGTTCAAGCCCAGACACTGCACAAGGTGAGGATGTCTTGGATGCTGTCTATGCTTTTCAGCTCTGTGAAGATCCCCCACTGGAAGTTACCTCAGCGGGTCTGCATGCCTCCACAAGGGACCTGGTCCAAGGTGGCTCCGTGTTCCTTGGCCCATTTACCCCCAACCCTTATGATGGTGAAGACGGTAAAGGGGTCCCCAGTTCTTTCACTGTCACAGTGGGACATGACGACCTGGAGAGTACCATGCAGATCCACAAGGTTGTGACTGGCACTATGGCACTCATCTTTTCCTTCCTCATCATTGTGCTCATGTTATATGTGTCATGGAAGTGCTTTCCAGCCGGAATAAGACAACTGAGGCAATGTTTCAGCAGTCAGCGTCGTAAACAGAAGCAAAAGCAAAGCATGCAGCAGATGGCTACGATTTCTACACCAGAGTACTATGTTGACTATAAGCCTAACCATATTGAGGGAGCTCTGGTTATCATAAATGAATACGGCTCCTGTACTTGCCAACAGCAACCTTCTCGGGAATGTGAGGTGTGA